The Gossypium hirsutum isolate 1008001.06 chromosome A13, Gossypium_hirsutum_v2.1, whole genome shotgun sequence nucleotide sequence TATAACAAAAGTAATATAATAAACTTATATAACAaaagtaatataataataaagttataaatggaatttatttatttttaaataaaataaactgatGCTGGAAGTCGAAAATTTAAAGTTTCAATTTTATCAACACTAAAATCTCATTTATCttatcaataattatttttaaaaatatagttgAATTTTTTTACCCACTAGTTTATACAATATTCATATTATATGTCTTCAACCATTTCTAAGTACATAAATTATAGAGTAATTGATTAATTATTATTGTTGAGCAGGCATGGAGTGTTTCAAAGACTGAGCGGGTGGGCAGATGGACCCAGCATGATCACTCAATGTCCAATTCGACCTggatgtaaatacatatataaattcacaatCATTGACCAAGAGGGAACCCTTTGGTGGCATGCTCACGTCTCATTTCTCCGTGCCACTGTCTACGGTGCACTCATCATACGCCCCAGAGATGGCCACTCTTATCCATTCCCTATGCCCTACAAGGAAGTTCCCATCCTTTTAGGTACGTAACTATCCCACTTCTACCTTCTTACCCCAAtctaaaatttaactaaagatTAATGTTTTAAGAAGGAATTATTATtgcttcttttttatttaaaaggccACAAAGggtattgttaaaaaaaaaattggcaaTGTCAACCACGTCGCAGGTGAGTGGTGGAACACTAATGTCTTTGATGTGGAGAAGCTGGCAGTGGCTACGGGCGCTGCCCCAAACCTTTCCATTGCTTATACAATAAATGGATGGCCCGGTGATCTTTACCCATGCTCTGGAAATCGTACGTTATGATTACCAATATACTTAGTGGtaactatgttttatttttgcatGATTTAATTACATGTTTTCCAATCAGAAATGTACAAGCTTAAGTTGTTGCAAGGGAGGACCTATCTCTTACGTATCATCAATGCTGCACTCAATCACGAGCTCTTTTTCAAGATAGCCAATCATAAGTTGACAGTTGTCAGCATTGACGCCCGCTACACTGAGCCTTATGTCACCAACGTCGTGGTAAGTGCCCCTGGACAGACGGTCGACGTTTTGCTAACTGCGGATCAGCCGGTCGGGTCATATTACATGGCCGCTACAGCATACGCAAGCGCTGATGGTGTACTATTTGATAATACTACCACAAGGGGTGTCCTCGCCTATGATGGTGCTCCGTCGTCGACAACGCCTCTAATGCCAGTCCTTCCGGATTTTAATGACACTCCCACGGCGCACAAGTTTTACAGCAACCTTACTGGGTTGGTTGGTGGGCCTCACTGGGAGCCGGTCCCGCTTAAAGTTGATCATGAGATGTTGGTGACGATTGGGTTGGGGCTGGAGCCCTGTCCGGTAAACACAAGTTGCAAGGGTCCAAAACTCTCAGCCAGCATGAACAATGTATCCTTTGTGAGACCTACCAGCTTGTCCATGTTGCAAGCCTTTTTCTTCAACGTCAATGGAGTTTACACCACTGATTTCCCTGCGAAGCCCACCATTGAATTTGACTACACCAACGCTAGCATTAACAACAACATTCCGATGCTGTTTGCCCCCAAAGGAACCAAGTTGACAAAGCTTAAGTTCAACTCAACTGTGGAGATAATCTTTCAGAACACAGCTATCCTTGGTGTAGAGAATCATCCCATGCACCTCCATGGCTTTGACTTCCATGTATTGGCTCAAGGGTTTGGAAACTATAACCCTGCCACTGATAGAAAGAAGCACAATTCTATTAACCCACAAATGCGTAACACAATTGCTGTTCCAGCAGGTGGATGGGCCGTTACCAGGTTTACAGCTAATAATCCGGGTTAGTTTTCCGTAATCATTAACTTAATTTCGCAACTAAGACGGTCAACTTTAATACTTTTTATGGACTGCAGATGAAAATGATAGTTGAACGAATCCTTTTTTGAAATACTTAGGTTGAGCCATTCAAAGTTTTCATCTAGTTTTGGATTCAAAGATTTCATCTAGTTTTGGATTTAGTTCcataatataacatatttttattatttatttttatactgtTGTTAATAGTTCCAAACAGATGTTAAAGTAATGACATAACTTTTATGTTATTCCTTCCCTCAATCTAGGTTACTTGAAAATCaagttaattatgttttagtataGTAGAGGGACTAAGACAATAATTAAGCcaaatgtcttttttttttaagtaaccTAGATATCCGAATCAAAGACTTGAACATTAGGCTTTTATCGGTTCATTTGATGATTCATTGTTTCCTATTCATGCTCTCAACTTCACAGGTGTATGGGTACTGCATTGCCACCTCGACATGCACCTCCCATTGGGCCTTGCCACTGCCTTCGTGGTTGAGAACGGCCCAACGCCGGAAACAACCTTGCCTCCACCGCCGGTGGATCTACCACAGTGCTAGAGATAATCTATTATTTGACGACGAAAAACGTTGAAGTGTTTCTTTCTATGACACCAcattttttcttcatttaattTGGGTTTACTTTTAACAAGGTTGAATTATTCTTTCTGTTATTGTTGTTTTTGGGTTTCACTCTCAATGTTTTGAATGCAAGATATTGTCGACGTAAtaatttacattatttatttactttttttttctaaccCCAAAACTATAACTATTCATTGTCGCATACCTCTAATATTAGAAGGTTTGAACAAAACTGGAAGCCCATAAAATAAGTTTGGAAAAAAACTCGTTTAACATATGAGAATAGCTTCAGATTCAATATTTAAGTCTTGAACTTAGCTAGACTTGTTTTATACTTtcgtaatatttatttttatatattatgaaatttatatcatataaaattaaatatacaatAATGGTATActttgtaaacattaaaaaagatGATAAGTtgtctaaatttaaaattttaatagaagaaaaaccatctaaaatattaaatattgaattgaattaaatatatatttaaaaaattaatatggattGGCTTAAAATGAGTTTGGGCTAGTTATTTATAAATATGGGAAGGTTTGAAGATTTTTCAGGTTCATTTTGCAAGTTAGGTCAAGTATAGGCAAACATAAAGCATAATAATATCATACATCGACTTGGCCAAGCCCATGAGCATCTCTAGGCAAAACCTTATTCTAGTAATTGTATACACATAGCAAATTTAACATACAATGTTGAAATCTAGTGGTGTTTTCTGCAAAACCACAATGATGTATTTTTTTCATGATGTTTTTGCTGGGGATGAAAATAGATCATGGAAGATTACCAACAGTAATGATCCTCGAGACAATTTGCAAAAGTACAAAGAAAAAATTGGACTTAAGGAATCATAGAAATGACTAAGCCAAGCCTCTGACGAAGCCCAAGATAAAACACCTATTCCTTGCAGGCACAACTTGAAAAGAGGTTCATTGTAACTCTGTAAGCACCTCCACACCAACCAACACAAGAAGGATACTTAATACCAAGTTGCCTTATCACTGAAAGACCAATCCATCATTTGAAGGCAAGCCATTCAACTTACACGAAATAGGCCAATCATCTTATAACAGAGAAATATCATTTATCccattatttcaaaaaaaattacatttgttTCATTCGATCAATGACTTGAGCATCAAAGTGTGCCCCTTAAGAAAGTCCTCTAGTACCCACTAACCCTATTTCTTTCTTTACAGACATCCTCGAAGTATACCCATCTATCTTACAAAGTTTGTAATTTGCAATTTAAGTCCTAATTGGCATGCACACTAAAATCTTTATCTTTTGTATTCAATTTTAACATAGTAGCAACTAAACCTAGGATCTAATACCATCAAATGTAACAACCCTCATATAGTCCAAAGACCCAATCAAACAAGGAGTGCTACATTAGTCGAAGGAGCAACCTaaccactttttccttttcaACATATTCAAAACAAAGCATGAAATTAAAACATTGTCACAAATGAGagttaaacaaaattaaaacaaaagaaaaatgaaacgGCTGACAAAGAGTCCAAAAGAGAATGAAATAGGGtttcttggatggaaagaaaTCATCCTTGAACCTCAAGAAAA carries:
- the LOC107951322 gene encoding laccase-7, which gives rise to MITQCPIRPGCKYIYKFTIIDQEGTLWWHAHVSFLRATVYGALIIRPRDGHSYPFPMPYKEVPILLGEWWNTNVFDVEKLAVATGAAPNLSIAYTINGWPGDLYPCSGNQMYKLKLLQGRTYLLRIINAALNHELFFKIANHKLTVVSIDARYTEPYVTNVVVSAPGQTVDVLLTADQPVGSYYMAATAYASADGVLFDNTTTRGVLAYDGAPSSTTPLMPVLPDFNDTPTAHKFYSNLTGLVGGPHWEPVPLKVDHEMLVTIGLGLEPCPVNTSCKGPKLSASMNNVSFVRPTSLSMLQAFFFNVNGVYTTDFPAKPTIEFDYTNASINNNIPMLFAPKGTKLTKLKFNSTVEIIFQNTAILGVENHPMHLHGFDFHVLAQGFGNYNPATDRKKHNSINPQMRNTIAVPAGGWAVTRFTANNPGVWVLHCHLDMHLPLGLATAFVVENGPTPETTLPPPPVDLPQC